In Planctomycetaceae bacterium, the genomic window TACCATGCATCAGCGTTTTCCGGGTCGTCCTGAATCGCCTTGTCCAGGTCAGCCATTGCCTGCTGTTTCACGCTTCGGTCAACCTGAGTCATCTTCCCGTAGTCGTTCTTAGTAACGTCTTCGACCTCCTGCATTTCATCGACTTCCGAAAGCTTTTCATTGCCTCGGGAAACATCTTCCTCGGATGTCGTTCCGGCCCTGGGCGAACAACCCGTCGCAAGAATGACCAGTAATCCGATCGACAGGATCGTGAACGTGAAGCGCATGAATTGTTTCTCCTTCCTCAAATAGTGATTTTCGCCGTCATTGGCATCACGGCCCGACCTCATCTGCGGCCGGCAAAGGCGACCCGCGCCAGACATTTTGCCACTCAACCAACCCGCTGAACGTTTCAGACCGCCGATGGTTGTACAGCATCTGAGATTCGCTCGAGCATTTTGCGTTCCGTTTTGTGTTTATGCAGCCGCTTCGGCAAGCGAGTACAGCTGAAGACACGACCTCTCGTTCGGAAAGGATTCGGTCCGGGAAGATGGGGGACAGCTTCGACCAGTCCTTCCATCGAAATCTGATGGCAGGTTGCCTGTGCCCGTCGGAACAAGGCACTGCGGTTCAACACGCTGTACGCTGTCATCCTGCTTGTTTGCCAACGATTCTCCTGATCTTCGACGAGAGGAGTTTGTTGCCATGACTTCACGAGCGAGCTGCGAGTGGCGTGACTGAGGAACGGCGTCAGTCAGCCGGCGTTGCCGTTTGCGAATCGGTGATGACGCGGTGGAAACACTCGGCAACGCGGCAGCGGTCGGCTTCTTCCGGCAGTCCAGATTGCGCCCCGTGTTCAATTAGCTTGGCCTGGTCGAGCAAGGCACGATGAAACTCCGTGTTGGTCGCGCGCCGTGCGATTTCACCAATGGCGTTCAGCAGCGCAAGGCACACTTCCAGGTTGCCTCGGCCGTACTGCCGGAGAAGGCTGAATGAGGATTCCGCAATGTGACGAAGCACGCGCCGTTCGACGAGCAGACGAACGACGCCTTCGTCATCGGACACGAACCTGAAAGGGGCCGCCAACTCGGCGATGCGACACAATCCGGCCCGCAAGTGATCGATTGCGATCATGGCAGTGATCGGGTCGTTGATCGCCGGCGACAGTGCCCGGACGGCCAGTTGCACCAACTGGTTGATGGGGTATTCCGGGTCCTGCTCGTGCGTCCGGTCTTTCCCAAGGACCAATGCCGCAGTGCAGACGCTGTCCAGATCACCCGATGCAATGCCTGTCGCCGACGAAAAGGCGATGCGGTCGCCGTGTGCGACAAAGTCGCCGGCATACACGCAAATGCGAAACAACAGATCGTGTTGCTTCGCGACAGCGGCCAGCATCTGGTAATCGATCGCCTGAA contains:
- a CDS encoding tetratricopeptide repeat protein; the encoded protein is MRFTFTILSIGLLVILATGCSPRAGTTSEEDVSRGNEKLSEVDEMQEVEDVTKNDYGKMTQVDRSVKQQAMADLDKAIQDDPENADAWYARGFARLSHSDAILPAIGDFTRAIELKPNFARAYLMRGRAYESLGDNGKARIDREKALELDPGID
- a CDS encoding DUF2254 domain-containing protein, producing MMRLLTFWDSIRSSYWFLPAVMTTGAILLSTATVAVDYALRPADRHDVMIWLYTGGAEGARTLLAMLAASMLTIFSVVFSILIVALTLASSQFGPRLVRTFLSDTADQLAVGTFIGTFTYCLLVLRTVRSGGGAEFVPHVSVTVAIVLALASLGELIYFINHLSTSLQAPYIVAAVGADLARTIEREFVSPSESVDCEISAPLIDALAAAGAPVSATGSGYVQAIDYQMLAAVAKQHDLLFRICVYAGDFVAHGDRIAFSSATGIASGDLDSVCTAALVLGKDRTHEQDPEYPINQLVQLAVRALSPAINDPITAMIAIDHLRAGLCRIAELAAPFRFVSDDEGVVRLLVERRVLRHIAESSFSLLRQYGRGNLEVCLALLNAIGEIARRATNTEFHRALLDQAKLIEHGAQSGLPEEADRCRVAECFHRVITDSQTATPAD